In Canis lupus dingo isolate Sandy chromosome 27, ASM325472v2, whole genome shotgun sequence, one genomic interval encodes:
- the NINJ2 gene encoding ninjurin-2 isoform X3, which translates to MESEREIINLQPGSPNLRRSQPINLNHYATKKSVAESMLDVALFMSNAMRLKAVLEQGPSSHYYTTLVTLISISLLLQVVIGILLVVIAQLNLNEVEKQWQLNQLNNTATTLVFITVVVNVFITAFGAHKTGFLAARTSRNLL; encoded by the exons CCTGGGAGCCCCAACCTCAGGAGGAGCCAGCCCATCAACCTGAACCACTATGCCACCAAGAAGAGCGTGGCCGAGAGCATGCTGGATGTGGCCCTCTTTATGTCCAATGCCATGCGGCTGAAAGCAGTGCTGGAGCAGGGGCCGTCCTCCCATTACTACACCACCCTCGTCACCCTCATCAGCATCTCTCTGCTTCTACAGGTGGTCATTGGAATCCTGCTCGTGGTCATTG CACAGCTGAACCTCAATGAGGTAGAAAAGCAATGGCAGCTCAACCAACTCAACAACACTGCCACCACCCTGGTCTTCATCACTGTCGTTGTCAACGTCTTCATCACGGCCTTTGGGGCACACAAGACAGGCTTCCTGGCTGCCAGGACCTCAAGGAATCTGCTCTGA
- the NINJ2 gene encoding ninjurin-2 isoform X2 yields the protein MKSFSLVYIAVCIHMYVQRCILRSTAVASVLLATGLGEIQTQLVTYLLSCAHKLEATAFWEKGCLSYSSQASEILLSSKMLSSQRRKRPKARPGPGNMENKMRMPGSPNLRRSQPINLNHYATKKSVAESMLDVALFMSNAMRLKAVLEQGPSSHYYTTLVTLISISLLLQHS from the exons ATGAAGAGCTTTTCACTAGTGTACATTGCTGTGTGCATCCATATGTACGTACAGAGATGCATTCTGAGGAGCACAGCTGTGGCCTCAGTGCTCTTGGCCACAGGGTTGGGTGAGATCCAGACACAGCTTGTGACCTATTTGCTAAGCTGTGCACACAAACTTGAGGCCACAGCATTCTGGGAGAAGGGGTGCCTTTCTTATTCCAGCCAAGCTTCAGAGATCCTGCTGTCTTCCAAGATGCTTTCCTCTCAGAGAAGAAAGAGGCCCAAGGCCAGGCCTGGCCCAGGCAACATGGAGAATAAAATGAGGATG CCTGGGAGCCCCAACCTCAGGAGGAGCCAGCCCATCAACCTGAACCACTATGCCACCAAGAAGAGCGTGGCCGAGAGCATGCTGGATGTGGCCCTCTTTATGTCCAATGCCATGCGGCTGAAAGCAGTGCTGGAGCAGGGGCCGTCCTCCCATTACTACACCACCCTCGTCACCCTCATCAGCATCTCTCTGCTTCTACAG CACAGCTGA
- the NINJ2 gene encoding ninjurin-2 isoform X4, giving the protein MLDVALFMSNAMRLKAVLEQGPSSHYYTTLVTLISISLLLQVVIGILLVVIAQLNLNEVEKQWQLNQLNNTATTLVFITVVVNVFITAFGAHKTGFLAARTSRNLL; this is encoded by the exons ATGCTGGATGTGGCCCTCTTTATGTCCAATGCCATGCGGCTGAAAGCAGTGCTGGAGCAGGGGCCGTCCTCCCATTACTACACCACCCTCGTCACCCTCATCAGCATCTCTCTGCTTCTACAGGTGGTCATTGGAATCCTGCTCGTGGTCATTG CACAGCTGAACCTCAATGAGGTAGAAAAGCAATGGCAGCTCAACCAACTCAACAACACTGCCACCACCCTGGTCTTCATCACTGTCGTTGTCAACGTCTTCATCACGGCCTTTGGGGCACACAAGACAGGCTTCCTGGCTGCCAGGACCTCAAGGAATCTGCTCTGA
- the NINJ2 gene encoding ninjurin-2 isoform X1: MRMPGSPNLRRSQPINLNHYATKKSVAESMLDVALFMSNAMRLKAVLEQGPSSHYYTTLVTLISISLLLQVVIGILLVVIAQLNLNEVEKQWQLNQLNNTATTLVFITVVVNVFITAFGAHKTGFLAARTSRNLL; this comes from the exons ATGAGGATG CCTGGGAGCCCCAACCTCAGGAGGAGCCAGCCCATCAACCTGAACCACTATGCCACCAAGAAGAGCGTGGCCGAGAGCATGCTGGATGTGGCCCTCTTTATGTCCAATGCCATGCGGCTGAAAGCAGTGCTGGAGCAGGGGCCGTCCTCCCATTACTACACCACCCTCGTCACCCTCATCAGCATCTCTCTGCTTCTACAGGTGGTCATTGGAATCCTGCTCGTGGTCATTG CACAGCTGAACCTCAATGAGGTAGAAAAGCAATGGCAGCTCAACCAACTCAACAACACTGCCACCACCCTGGTCTTCATCACTGTCGTTGTCAACGTCTTCATCACGGCCTTTGGGGCACACAAGACAGGCTTCCTGGCTGCCAGGACCTCAAGGAATCTGCTCTGA